One region of Bacteroidota bacterium genomic DNA includes:
- a CDS encoding M23 family metallopeptidase, protein MNKKSITLLLGILLFCGKLQAQEYPQNYFNSPLDTPLVLVATFGEIRPDHFHSGLDLGTQEMEGVPVMASADGYISRIKVSPDGFGKALYITHPNGYVTVYGHLQKFTQAVNELVRKTQYEEQKFALEIQPKSKDFRVKKGEVIAYSGSTGSAEGPHLHFEIRDAESEEPINPLLFGIPIHDNTPPEIKYVRFFPTPEAGIVNRTDTAETFEVQVVDGVNILNTPDFVQAFGMVSIGFASVDHQEYSSANLGIYSGELYIDGNLIYQWRMDRFSFDDTRYVNAHIDYLSYRRDNVPIERCFRLPGNQLHIYGDSTQIGYQNWTEDAPHDIKIVAKDFSGNSSVLEFQVISYSSMFDRPYQPRTPGGILVTNAKGIAIHKNDLDVVIPSGAVYDDFYFSDSQRKSNNYLSQVYTVGDPYVALQVPVTIGIKPNAGISDSLKGKTIIVSILNDGTYSALPSLWNGSFLTGKTRNFGEFAIVQDTTPPVLVKEYVPADLNSSRGAVIQVKVADDLSGIKSYDGTLDGKWFCMNTILKTISCKLIYPRSKPTKSTPHA, encoded by the coding sequence ATGAATAAAAAGAGCATAACACTTCTTTTAGGGATTCTGTTGTTCTGCGGAAAGCTGCAGGCTCAGGAATACCCACAGAATTACTTTAACTCTCCGCTGGATACACCTCTGGTTCTGGTAGCAACTTTTGGAGAAATCAGACCCGACCACTTCCACTCCGGTCTGGATCTGGGTACTCAGGAAATGGAAGGAGTCCCGGTAATGGCCTCGGCCGATGGATATATCTCAAGGATAAAAGTCTCTCCTGACGGCTTTGGGAAAGCGCTCTACATCACTCATCCTAATGGATATGTAACTGTATATGGTCATTTGCAAAAATTCACGCAAGCAGTGAATGAACTGGTTCGGAAAACACAATATGAAGAGCAAAAATTCGCATTAGAGATCCAACCTAAGTCGAAAGATTTCCGGGTTAAAAAAGGTGAAGTGATTGCATACTCAGGCAGTACCGGAAGTGCAGAAGGTCCGCATTTGCATTTTGAAATCCGCGATGCTGAATCGGAAGAGCCTATTAACCCGCTTCTGTTTGGAATCCCGATTCATGACAATACACCTCCGGAAATTAAATATGTACGTTTCTTCCCTACCCCTGAAGCCGGAATCGTTAACCGAACGGATACGGCGGAAACATTCGAAGTTCAGGTAGTTGATGGAGTAAATATTCTCAATACTCCGGATTTTGTACAGGCTTTTGGAATGGTCAGTATTGGATTTGCTTCAGTGGATCATCAGGAATATTCTTCAGCAAATCTTGGGATCTACTCAGGTGAGCTATACATTGATGGAAATCTCATTTACCAGTGGCGTATGGATCGTTTTAGTTTTGACGATACACGTTATGTCAATGCCCACATTGACTATCTGAGCTACAGACGCGACAATGTTCCGATTGAAAGATGTTTCCGCTTGCCGGGAAATCAGTTACATATCTATGGTGATTCAACCCAGATCGGTTATCAAAACTGGACAGAAGATGCTCCACATGATATAAAAATTGTCGCAAAGGATTTCAGTGGTAATTCATCGGTGCTTGAATTTCAGGTGATCTCCTACTCTTCCATGTTTGACAGACCCTATCAACCAAGGACTCCCGGAGGTATCCTGGTGACCAATGCAAAAGGAATTGCAATACATAAAAATGATCTGGATGTCGTCATTCCATCAGGAGCTGTTTACGATGATTTTTATTTTTCCGACTCCCAAAGAAAGAGCAACAATTATCTTTCCCAGGTATACACTGTCGGAGATCCTTATGTAGCTTTACAAGTACCTGTCACCATCGGTATCAAACCCAACGCCGGCATTTCTGATAGCTTGAAAGGCAAAACTATCATCGTGAGCATATTGAATGATGGTACATATTCCGCCCTACCAAGTTTATGGAACGGATCGTTCCTGACAGGAAAAACAAGAAACTTTGGTGAGTTCGCGATCGTTCAGGATACTACACCTCCGGTTCTTGTGAAAGAATATGTCCCGGCTGATTTGAATTCAAGTCGGGGTGCTGTGATTCAGGTAAAGGTTGCTGATGACTTGTCAGGGATAAAATCTTATGACGGAACTTTAGATGGCAAGTGGTTTTGTATGAATACAATTCTAAAAACCATCTCTTGCAAGCTGATTTATCCGCGATCGAAACCAACAAAGAGCACACCGCACGCATAA
- a CDS encoding cell division protein ZapA, with amino-acid sequence MGEYLSIKVSIANRTYPLRITREEHDRVMSAAENINKRIKDFEENYAVKDKQDLLAMCALQFASESLGQHKQENKDEQKEVQENIQYLTLLIDEYLAKEDHSQ; translated from the coding sequence ATGGGAGAATATCTATCCATAAAAGTTTCTATTGCCAACCGCACTTACCCTCTGCGCATAACCCGGGAAGAGCATGACCGTGTTATGAGTGCAGCTGAGAATATCAATAAACGCATCAAGGATTTCGAGGAAAATTATGCCGTCAAGGATAAACAGGATCTCCTCGCCATGTGCGCACTGCAGTTTGCAAGTGAATCTTTGGGTCAGCATAAACAGGAAAATAAGGACGAACAAAAAGAAGTCCAGGAAAATATTCAATACCTGACCCTGCTGATCGACGAGTATCTCGCCAAAGAAGATCATTCCCAGTAA
- a CDS encoding ABC transporter permease, with translation MASREFDVIIEPGRRKTFYWKDLWRFKGLFYYLAWRDILVRYKQTAIGVLWSVLRPFLTIVVFTLVFNKLGNFPSETGVPYAIMVCVGMLPWQFFSSAFSESANSLIANSNLLTKVYFPRLIVPASTVIVCLIDFLISFVILIGLYAFYSYVPDWRILLFPFFLLLATITAMGFGLFIAALNVKYRDFRYVIPFIVQFGLYISPVGFSSNIVYSNEHIPQILKYLYALNPMVGVIDGFRWSMLGGSISLHVPEFLSSIAVSVLFLFVGIWYFRKMERTFADVI, from the coding sequence ATGGCTTCACGGGAATTTGACGTCATCATTGAACCAGGCCGCCGGAAAACATTTTATTGGAAGGACCTTTGGCGATTCAAAGGTCTTTTCTATTACCTGGCCTGGAGGGATATTCTTGTTCGTTACAAGCAAACCGCCATTGGTGTGCTCTGGAGTGTACTGCGTCCTTTCTTGACAATTGTCGTTTTCACTCTTGTTTTCAATAAGCTTGGTAACTTCCCTTCCGAAACGGGAGTACCTTATGCGATAATGGTATGTGTAGGTATGTTGCCCTGGCAATTTTTTTCAAGCGCTTTCAGTGAGTCAGCAAATTCATTGATAGCTAATTCAAACCTTTTGACAAAAGTTTACTTTCCCCGACTAATTGTACCTGCAAGTACGGTCATTGTCTGCCTCATCGATTTTCTCATCTCCTTTGTCATTCTCATTGGACTTTATGCCTTTTACAGTTATGTGCCAGACTGGCGAATTTTGTTATTCCCTTTCTTTCTCCTTCTTGCGACAATCACAGCAATGGGTTTTGGTTTGTTTATTGCTGCACTCAATGTGAAATACAGGGACTTTCGCTATGTTATTCCTTTTATCGTTCAATTCGGATTGTACATTTCTCCTGTTGGATTCAGCAGCAACATAGTATATTCAAATGAACACATTCCGCAAATCCTGAAATACCTCTATGCTTTGAATCCAATGGTTGGGGTGATTGATGGTTTTCGATGGTCCATGTTGGGTGGCAGTATAAGTCTCCATGTCCCGGAATTTCTTTCTTCCATCGCCGTTAGTGTCTTGTTCCTTTTTGTAGGGATTTGGTACTTCAGGAAGATGGAAAGAACATTTGCTGACGTAATCTGA